A genomic region of Macaca thibetana thibetana isolate TM-01 chromosome 14, ASM2454274v1, whole genome shotgun sequence contains the following coding sequences:
- the SYT8 gene encoding synaptotagmin-8 isoform X3: protein MGHPPDSPSALAPAGTTAIPGLIPDLIAGTPWPRWALIAGALAAGVLVVSCLLCAACCCCRRHRKKPRDKEAVGLGSARGITTTHLVQPDVDSLESSPGGAQQWGRLQLSLEYDFGSQEIRVGLRQAADLRPGGTVDPYARVSVSTQSGHRHETKVHRGTLCPVFDETCCFHIPQAELPGTTLQVQLFNFKRFSGHEPLGELRLPLGTVDLQHVLEHWYPLGPPAATEPEQVGELCFSLRYVPSSGRLTVVVLEARGLRPGLAEPYVKVQLMLNQRKWKKRKTATRKGTAAPYFNEAFTFLVPFSQVQNVDLVLAVWDRGLPLRAEPVGKVHLGARASGQPLQHWADMLAHARRPIAQWHPLQPAREVDRVLALQPRLRLHLPLPHS from the exons ATGGGGCACCCACCAGACTCTCCCAGTGCCCTGGCCCCAGCTGGTACCACAGCTATACCTGGGCTTATTCCAGACCTCATCGCCGGGACCCCCT GGCCCCGCTGGGCTCTCATTGCAGGCGCCCTTGCCGCGGGCGTCCTCGTCGTCTCCTGCCTCCTCTGTgctgcctgctgctgctgccgccgccacAGGAAGAAGCCCAGGGACAAGGAGGCGGTGGGTCTGGGCAGTGCCCGTGGCATCACCACCACCCACCTG GTGCAGCCTGATGTGGATAGCCTGGAGTCCAGTCCGGGGGGCGCTCAGCAATGGGGGCGCCTGCAGCTGTCCCTGGAGTACGACTTTGGAAGCCAGGAG ATCAGGGTGGGCCTGAGGCAGGCAGCCGACCTGAGGCCCGGGGGCACCGTGGACCCCTATGCGCGGGTCAGCGTCTCCACCCAGTCCGGGCACAGACACGAGACAAAGGTGCACCGAGGCACGCTCTGCCCTGTGTTTGACGAGACCTGCTGCTTCCAC ATCCCGCAGGCGGAGCTGCCGGGGACCACCCTGCAGGTGCAGCTTTTCAACTTCAAGCGCTTCTCGGGGCATGAGCCCCTGGGTGAGCTCCGCCTGCCACTGGGCACCGTGGATCTACAGCACGTTCTGGAGCACTGGTACCCGCTGGGTCCGCCGGCTGCCACTGAG CCCGAGCAGGTGGGAGAGCTGTGCTTCTCTCTCCGGTACGTGCCCAGCTCAGGCCGGCTGACCGTGGTGGTGCTGGAGGCTCGAGGCCTGCGTCCAGGACTGGCAG AGCCCTACGTGAAGGTCCAGCTCATGCTGAACCAGAGGAAgtggaagaagagaaagacagcCACCAGAAAGGGCACGGCTGCCCCCTACTTCAACGAGGCCTTCACCTTCCTGGTGCCCTTCAGTCAGGTCCAG AATGTGGACCTGGTGCTGGCCGTCTGGGACCGCGGCCTGCCGCTCCGGGCTGAGCCCGTGGGCAAGGTGCACCTGGGTGCCCGGGCCTCGGGGCAGCCCCTGCAACACTGGGCAGACATGCTGGCCCACGCCCGGCGGCCCATTGCCCAGTGGCACCCCCTGCAGCCAGCCAGGGAGGTGGACCGCGTGCTGGCCCTGCAGCCCCGCCTGCGCCTGCACCTGCCCTTGCCCCACTCCTGA
- the TNNI2 gene encoding troponin I, fast skeletal muscle, which yields MLQIAATELEKEESRREAEKQNYLSEHCPPLHIPGSMSEVQELCKQLHAKIDAAEEEKYDMEVKVQKSSKELEDMNQKLFDLRGKFKRPPLRRVRMSADAMLKALLGSKHKVCMDLRANLKQVKKEDTEKERDLRDVGDWRKNIEEKSGMEGRKKMFESES from the exons ATGCTGCAGATAGCGGCCACAGagctggagaaggaggagagcCGCCGCGAGGCCGAGAAGCAGAACTACCTGTCAGAGCATTGCCCGCCACTGCACATCCCGGGCTCCATGTCAGAAGTACAG GAGCTCTGCAAACAGCTGCACGCCAAGATCGACGCGGCTGAGGAGGAGAAGTATGACATGGAGGTGAAGGTGCAGAAGAGCAGcaaggag CTGGAGGACATGAACCAGAAGCTGTTTGATCTGCGGGGCAAGTTCAAGCGGCCCCCGCTGCGGAGGGTGCGCATGTCGGCTGACGCCATGCTCAAGGCCCTGCTGGGCTCCAAGCACAAGGTGTGCATGGACCTGAGGGCCAACCTGAAGCAGGTCAAGAAGGAGGACACAGAGAAG GAGCGGGACCTGCGAGACGTGGGTGACTGGAGGAAGAACATCGAGGAGAAGTCTGGCATGGAGGGCCGGAAGAAGATGTTTGAGTCCGAGTCCTAG
- the SYT8 gene encoding synaptotagmin-8 isoform X2, protein MGHPPDSPSALAPAGTTAIPGLIPDLIAGTPWPRWALIAGALAAGVLVVSCLLCAACCCCRRHRKKPRDKEAVGLGSARGITTTHLVQPDVDSLESSPGGAQQWGRLQLSLEYDFGSQEIRVGLRQAADLRPGGTVDPYARVSVSTQSGHRHETKVHRGTLCPVFDETCCFHVSQGWWAGWAWTAGWAWAGAAGPGSRRCLRSRRRSCRGPPCRCSFSTSSASRGMSPWVSSACHWAPWIYSTFWSTGTRWVRRLPLSSGRLTVVVLEARGLRPGLAEPYVKVQLMLNQRKWKKRKTATRKGTAAPYFNEAFTFLVPFSQVQNVDLVLAVWDRGLPLRAEPVGKVHLGARASGQPLQHWADMLAHARRPIAQWHPLQPAREVDRVLALQPRLRLHLPLPHS, encoded by the exons ATGGGGCACCCACCAGACTCTCCCAGTGCCCTGGCCCCAGCTGGTACCACAGCTATACCTGGGCTTATTCCAGACCTCATCGCCGGGACCCCCT GGCCCCGCTGGGCTCTCATTGCAGGCGCCCTTGCCGCGGGCGTCCTCGTCGTCTCCTGCCTCCTCTGTgctgcctgctgctgctgccgccgccacAGGAAGAAGCCCAGGGACAAGGAGGCGGTGGGTCTGGGCAGTGCCCGTGGCATCACCACCACCCACCTG GTGCAGCCTGATGTGGATAGCCTGGAGTCCAGTCCGGGGGGCGCTCAGCAATGGGGGCGCCTGCAGCTGTCCCTGGAGTACGACTTTGGAAGCCAGGAG ATCAGGGTGGGCCTGAGGCAGGCAGCCGACCTGAGGCCCGGGGGCACCGTGGACCCCTATGCGCGGGTCAGCGTCTCCACCCAGTCCGGGCACAGACACGAGACAAAGGTGCACCGAGGCACGCTCTGCCCTGTGTTTGACGAGACCTGCTGCTTCCACGTGAGTCAGGGATGGTGGGCTGGGTGGGCCTGGACAGCTGGGTGGGCCTGGGCTGGGGCAGCAGGGCCTGGTTCACGCCGCTGCCTCAGATCCCGCAGGCGGAGCTGCCGGGGACCACCCTGCAGGTGCAGCTTTTCAACTTCAAGCGCTTCTCGGGGCATGAGCCCCTGGGTGAGCTCCGCCTGCCACTGGGCACCGTGGATCTACAGCACGTTCTGGAGCACTGGTACCCGCTGGGTCCGCCGGCTGCCACTGAG CTCAGGCCGGCTGACCGTGGTGGTGCTGGAGGCTCGAGGCCTGCGTCCAGGACTGGCAG AGCCCTACGTGAAGGTCCAGCTCATGCTGAACCAGAGGAAgtggaagaagagaaagacagcCACCAGAAAGGGCACGGCTGCCCCCTACTTCAACGAGGCCTTCACCTTCCTGGTGCCCTTCAGTCAGGTCCAG AATGTGGACCTGGTGCTGGCCGTCTGGGACCGCGGCCTGCCGCTCCGGGCTGAGCCCGTGGGCAAGGTGCACCTGGGTGCCCGGGCCTCGGGGCAGCCCCTGCAACACTGGGCAGACATGCTGGCCCACGCCCGGCGGCCCATTGCCCAGTGGCACCCCCTGCAGCCAGCCAGGGAGGTGGACCGCGTGCTGGCCCTGCAGCCCCGCCTGCGCCTGCACCTGCCCTTGCCCCACTCCTGA
- the SYT8 gene encoding synaptotagmin-8 isoform X1: MGHPPDSPSALAPAGTTAIPGLIPDLIAGTPWPRWALIAGALAAGVLVVSCLLCAACCCCRRHRKKPRDKEAVGLGSARGITTTHLVQPDVDSLESSPGGAQQWGRLQLSLEYDFGSQEIRVGLRQAADLRPGGTVDPYARVSVSTQSGHRHETKVHRGTLCPVFDETCCFHIPQAELPGTTLQVQLFNFKRFSGHEPLGELRLPLGTVDLQHVLEHWYPLGPPAATELRPADRGGAGGSRPASRTGRALREGPAHAEPEEVEEEKDSHQKGHGCPLLQRGLHLPGALQSGPGGSPGGRGRAGPSAGPRRPQSFSSNSDTWPVSAQNVDLVLAVWDRGLPLRAEPVGKVHLGARASGQPLQHWADMLAHARRPIAQWHPLQPAREVDRVLALQPRLRLHLPLPHS, from the exons ATGGGGCACCCACCAGACTCTCCCAGTGCCCTGGCCCCAGCTGGTACCACAGCTATACCTGGGCTTATTCCAGACCTCATCGCCGGGACCCCCT GGCCCCGCTGGGCTCTCATTGCAGGCGCCCTTGCCGCGGGCGTCCTCGTCGTCTCCTGCCTCCTCTGTgctgcctgctgctgctgccgccgccacAGGAAGAAGCCCAGGGACAAGGAGGCGGTGGGTCTGGGCAGTGCCCGTGGCATCACCACCACCCACCTG GTGCAGCCTGATGTGGATAGCCTGGAGTCCAGTCCGGGGGGCGCTCAGCAATGGGGGCGCCTGCAGCTGTCCCTGGAGTACGACTTTGGAAGCCAGGAG ATCAGGGTGGGCCTGAGGCAGGCAGCCGACCTGAGGCCCGGGGGCACCGTGGACCCCTATGCGCGGGTCAGCGTCTCCACCCAGTCCGGGCACAGACACGAGACAAAGGTGCACCGAGGCACGCTCTGCCCTGTGTTTGACGAGACCTGCTGCTTCCAC ATCCCGCAGGCGGAGCTGCCGGGGACCACCCTGCAGGTGCAGCTTTTCAACTTCAAGCGCTTCTCGGGGCATGAGCCCCTGGGTGAGCTCCGCCTGCCACTGGGCACCGTGGATCTACAGCACGTTCTGGAGCACTGGTACCCGCTGGGTCCGCCGGCTGCCACTGAG CTCAGGCCGGCTGACCGTGGTGGTGCTGGAGGCTCGAGGCCTGCGTCCAGGACTGGCAG AGCCCTACGTGAAGGTCCAGCTCATGCTGAACCAGAGGAAgtggaagaagagaaagacagcCACCAGAAAGGGCACGGCTGCCCCCTACTTCAACGAGGCCTTCACCTTCCTGGTGCCCTTCAGTCAGGTCCAGGTGGGTCTCCGGGAGGCAGGGGCAGAGCGGGACCCAGTGCCGGACCACGAAGACCACAGTCTTTCTCCTCCAACTCCGACACATGGCCTGTCTCTGCACAGAATGTGGACCTGGTGCTGGCCGTCTGGGACCGCGGCCTGCCGCTCCGGGCTGAGCCCGTGGGCAAGGTGCACCTGGGTGCCCGGGCCTCGGGGCAGCCCCTGCAACACTGGGCAGACATGCTGGCCCACGCCCGGCGGCCCATTGCCCAGTGGCACCCCCTGCAGCCAGCCAGGGAGGTGGACCGCGTGCTGGCCCTGCAGCCCCGCCTGCGCCTGCACCTGCCCTTGCCCCACTCCTGA